The Quercus robur chromosome 7, dhQueRobu3.1, whole genome shotgun sequence genome has a segment encoding these proteins:
- the LOC126692537 gene encoding serine/threonine-protein kinase STY13 — protein MSCSENNRGVREEGEYEQSVLRSETTQNGSITVEQQLTIDENLLVDPKLLFIGSKIGEGAHGKVYEGRYGDQIVAIKVLHRGSTVEEKTALESRFAREVNMMSRVKHDNLVKFIGACKDPLMVIVTELLPGMSLRKYLLTIRPNLLDLHVAINFALDISHAMECLHANGIIHRDLKPDNLLLTANQKSVKLADFGLAREESVTEMMTAETGTYRWMAPELYSTVTLRQGEKKHYNNKVDVYSFGIVLWELLTNRMPFEGMSNLQAAYAAAFKQERPTLPEDISPELAFIIQSCWVEDPNLRPSFSQIIRMLNTFLFTLSPPSPSLPESDTNEAEAAASSNGTMTEFSARARGKFSFIRQLFTAKRTKNSQ, from the exons ATGAGTTGCAGCGAGAATAACAGGGGAGTTCGTGAAGAGGGGGAATATGAGCAATCGGTTTTGCGGTCTGAGACAACGCAGAATGGATCAATAACAGTGGAACAGCAGTTAACTATTGATGAGAATTTGCTGGTTGACCCGAAATTGCTTTTTATTGGGTCGAAAATCGGCGAGGGAGCACATGGCAAAGTGTATGAAGGAAG GTATGGTGATCAAATTGTGGCTATTAAAGTCCTCCATCGTGGGAGCACTGTGGAAGAAAAAACTGCACTTGAGAGTCGATTCGCACGGGAAGTTAATATGATGTCACGTGTTAAACATGATAATCTAGTCAAG TTTATTGGAGCTTGTAAGGACCCTTTAATGGTGATAGTAACAGAGCTGTTACCTGGAATGTCACTCCGGAAGTATTTACTCACTATTCGTCCAAATCTATTAGACCTTCACGTGGCTATAAATTTTGCTCTTGATATTTCTCATGCCATGGAATGTCTTCATGCCAATGGGATTATACATAGAGATCTAAAACCTG ACAATTTGCTGCTTACGGCGAATCAGAAGTCTGTGAAGCTTGCAGATTTTGGTCTTGCAAGAGAAGAATCTGTGACGGAGATGATGACCGCAGAAACTGGGACTTATCGTTGGATGGCTCCCGAG TTGTATAGCACCGTGACATTGCGGCAAGGAGAGAAGAAACATTACAACAACAAGGTTGACGTCTACAGTTTTGGAATTGTCCTATGGGAACTATTGACCAACCGTATGCCATTTGAAGGCATGTCCAACTTGCAGGCTGCTTATGCTGCTGCTTTCAAG CAAGAGAGGCCTACTCTTCCTGAAGATATTTCCCCTGAGCTTGCCTTCATCATACAGTCATGTTGGGTAGAGGACCCAAACCTGAGGCCAAGCTTTAGCCAGATCATCCGCATGCTTAATACATTTCTCTTCACACTCTCACCACCCTCACCATCATTACCGGAATCTGATACCAATGAGGCTGAGGCAGCAGCAAGTAGTAATGGTACCATGACTGAATTCTCTGCACGCGCGAGGGGGAAGTTTTCTTTCATACGCCAGCTCTTCACTGCTAAGAGGACAAAGAACTCACAATGA